The genomic window CACCGCGCGCTTCCAACTCCAAACCAGCATCGTGCGCCCGAGGGACGAGCCGCACGCACGAAGACGCTCAAAACGAGATCGCCGCCACGGACGGGCCATGCTGTTTCCCGGCTCTGGCCATGCATGCCAACGACATGATAACCTGTCCAGAAAACGGTAACCTGTCTGCCACTCTTCTCATCATCTGAGGCGGGACACGTGAGTGGCTATGGAAAAGCCACGCAGGCCAAAATATCAATCAGCGGGAATGTGTGGAGTGCTCGTTTGGCGATAATTGCAGCGGGTTTCGACATCTGTTGTAGCCGTACCCATCTCTCTCGCCGGTCTGCAGAGTCTCGAATAATGGCCTCCTCAGCGACTGCGGGTCGGCACGTCGTCGCGGTGCCGTACCCGGGCAGCGGCCACATCAACCCCATGCTCGCCGTGTGCCGCCTGCTCGTCGCCGCGGACGGCGCCCtcaccgtcatcgtcgtcgtcaCGGAGGAGTGGCACGCGCTGCTGGCCTCCGCGCCCACGCTGCCAGACCGCGTCCGCTTCGCCACCATCCCCAACGACGTCATCCCCCCCGAGCGCAGCCGTGGGGTCGACCACGCCGCCTTCTTCGAGGCCGTGAGCAACAAGATGGCGGACGCCGTCGCGCAGCTGCTCGACCGGCTAGTGCTGGAGCTGGAGCCGAGGCCGGAGGCTATCCTTGTCGACACCTACCTGACCTGGGGGGTTGCGGTCGGCGCGCGGCGCTGCATACCGGTGTGCTCGCTGTGGACCCAGCCGGCCACCTTCTTCTTGGCGCTCTACCACCTGGACCTGTGGCCGTCGGGTGACGATGACCATGAACACGATGAAGGTAACCAGCTACTGACCATGCTCCAAGAGTGAGCACTTGTTAATGGGAACTATTGCCATTGTGTTTGCAAAACCACAACGAACAACTGTAGATAAGTGATGTGTTCTACTCTACTTGTGTGCCCTGCAGAATTAAGCGCCAAGTCCATGGATCAGTATGTCCCGTGCCTCTCATCAGTAAGAATGTCTGATCTCATGGTCTTCAGCCGATGGAAGCGGCACATGAAGATAACAGCGGAGGCGTTCGTGAACGTACGAAAAGCGCAGTGTCTCCTCCTCACCTCCTTCCACGAGCTTGAACCCTGCGCCATCAACACAACGGCTGAGTTACTTACGTTCCCCATATATCCGATCGGCCCTGCACACATGCCGCCGGACGGGAACGCGGGCAGGATCCAGGACGAGGAGCACCATGACTGGCTGGACGCGCAGCCAGAGAAGTCGGTGATGTACGTCTCGTTCGGCAGCTACGCTTCCATGCCGCACTCGCAGTTCGAAGAGATCGCCATGGGGCTGCTTGACGCTGGAGTCAAGTTCTTCTGGGTGGCACGGGACAAGGCCCCTGAGCTGCGGGGGATGTGCGGCGACAGGGGGCTGGCGGTGCCGTGGTGCGACCAGCAGAGGGTGCTGTGCCACCGGTCCGTCGGCGGCTTCCTCAGCCACTGCGGGTGGAACTCGGTGCTCGAGGCCGTGTGGGCCGGAGTGCCCGTGCTTGCCTTCCCTGTTGCGTGGGACCAGCTGGTGAACGCCCGGATGGTCGGCGACGAATGGAAGGTCGGCATCGACCTGAGGGAACAGAGGGGGGAGGATGGGATTGTGAGCAGGGCCGCCATCTCTGATGCCGCGAGGAAGCTGATGGATTCGGATTCTGGTGTTGGCCAAGAGATGAGGAAAAGAGCCGCGCAGCTGCGCGAGGTTTCCCGTAGCGCGGTCGGGGAAGGAGGCTCGTCGCATAGTTCGTTGAGCGGTTTCctcaaggatctcgccgagggaaGATTGGAGGTGGCTGAAAGTTCTCAGTGACTGATGGCCCATCATTTAGTCCAGTGAGTGGCagaaaaaaaaatgtttttataggtcaaaatgatGCGCTGCAATATGGCCAGGGGCACGTGTCAAAAACAGTGAAAATCTGTATATTTAAAAGATGTTATATGCTAGTAGTATATCTTGTCTACCCCCAGATCTTTTTTTAAAAATATAATCATTTGTGGTTAAAGAATTTTAGATGTGTAAAACTGTGAGGTGATGCTCGCTTCATCCAGACCAGAAATATATAGTGCACACGTTTTTCAAAAGTTATCTTTGGTAGAATTTGTTTAACGCTCTAACCTAGCCGCGAGGCGGCGACACTTTTCCCGTATAGAAATAATGTTTTCCCCGCTTTTTCCCCGTTTCATTGGTGTGTTTATCATCAGTAAAGGGCGTGTGGAGCCGTATCTTCGGCGGGTCTTTCAGGACATCCGTCTAAATTTAGCCAGCGATCATGGTCTTCTGAGTTTCTACATTGCCCTTATCAACATTTTCTTCTCCAGCGTGGCGATTTGTCTTCAGATTGTGGCCGTTGGCCTCTCCTGGCCTACATCGACCACTTCCCAACTAGTACTTCTACAAGCCCTGAGTTTCAAAAAGTTTGCTTCGCTGAGGCAGAGGCCCAGAAACGACATCGAGCTATTCTCACGGCCCACCACCAGTGGATGCAGAAGGAGGAAGATTTCGGCACTCCAAGAATTTGAATGTATTTTATTTTTCCTATATGAGTGTGTTTGTAAGGAACAGTGCTACTTAATATATGGCCTTGAGCCCCTCCAAAAAAAACGTTTAACATTGTGAAATACAATGAGTAGGAGTTTAATACCTCCCTAAAAAACTGCCTTTTATTACAACCGCATGCATGTAATCCTACATTTTTGTACATGCTTTATTACTATAATAGCATAATGCACATGCATTAATacaaaatcctaaaaataattgaAGTAATATTAGGTTAGCAGTATACGTCAACCAATGAATTTGTAACAGTGCAAAGAAAAATTCAAGCAAACAAACATTGCAGTTGTGTAACTGGACAGCCATGGGAGCAATGACATGTACTTATAAAATACTTCCTCGTTCAAAACACGAGTGAGATGATCGATCGCTGGTTTGACTGAGCCTGGTGTAGAGCTAGGTGTGAggtttagccccccccccccccccccaacccccacTGCATTATTATTTTACtatttcacttatattattttttcaAACCGAAGGATCTAATGGATTCTAGATGGACAAGGGAGATTACGGTGGAGTGGAGAGTGAGCTCTTCGAGACCGGAGGGGCTGGGGGATTCTAGACGGACGAGGGAGATTGGAGTGGTGTGGGAAGTGAACTCACCGTCACCAATATCAACTCAAATTTATAAGGTATATTGCGAACATATCTACTAAAAAGGATGTTAAGAGAGCTTTTCGTGTGCTTCGAAAATGCTTTGCGGTTATCTGTGGCCCTGCCAAGTAGCCTAAGACCATGTGACAGATCCTGACAACATGTGTGATTttacacaacatgatcattgaggatGAGAGAGAGGACCTAGAGGTCTTTCAGTTTGTCTACAATGATGTCCCGGTGGACCCAAGCCGTCACCCACAGGATCCAAACATTCCTCCAAACACATCAAAGGCCCCAAAACTGACAAGCTAACAACCAACTTCAATAACATCTTACTAAGCACCACCGATGACTTCTTGTGCTTTTATCATGTTTATTTTTTAACTTGAATGGTTAAGTTTGAAAACATTGAATTTGATATGTATATGAATTGTGTGTACTTTTTCACTTGGGAATTGTGTGTACTTAAATTTAGATTTGGACCACACTGCAAGACAAGGACACCCCCCCCCTCCCGCGTCATCAATATCTGCGGACACGGGAGAAACCCTATCTGCTGTTGCAAGCAGCCACCCTCGCCACCATCCCCCCGCATCACCGTCGGAGGAGGAACGGCCGGCAAAGTCGCGCCGGCCCCTAGGATGGCGGCCGCGGGGTGGATCTGGCCCCTCGCGTGCTCCCTCGCCACCATCCCGCCCCACCCAACTGCACCCCGCGGCTCCCCCCTGCGACGCTCGATGTTTGGGCGAGGGTTGCGGTGTACCTTGGCCATGCTGCGAGGCCGGATCCGGGCTCTCCTCGCCGGCTACCCCTTGGCGCGTCTCCAGGCCCCCACACGCGACTTAGAGCTCCTTCCTCGCGCGCCCCTCCTATGGACGCATGTGGCAGCGGCTCCCCGTGTGGGATGCTCCTCGCCGGCTAGCCCGGGCTGCCCTCGAGAACCGGTGTACCCCCTCGCCCCACCCACCCCTTCTCCCTGAGTTCCATTGATAGCAGCGGCGTGGCGTCCGTCACGGTGCGCCAGCCAGATTGCGTGGCAGGCGCGTAGCTTTGCTTCGCGGCCTTCTTCCTGTCGCAAGTGTGTTCTGGCTATGCCCCTGGCAGTCATGGACATGCGTCCACTTCCTGTGTTCATGGCTGGTTGGGGTTCATGTTGGCATGGCTCTGGACCTGACATGCTCCGGGAGGTGCATTCCTCTTCCTCGGCTTCTTGGGTTTGCCGGGGGGCCAGTGGTTTTGGCCCCATCGGCCAGATCTGCGCTCCTCTTCGGATCTTGGACCGTCCACGTTGTCGGCCACCATTGCATCCCCTTCACCGCCGCATTCCCCTCCGCCTGGTCGGCCAACCGCGCTCACCTCTGTGAGTTGCTCCTGCTCCTACCGGATTTGTAGCTCGCCCTTCTGTTGACTTTGATGCCGGCTTCGGCAACGGGCGTTGCTCCCCTCCCTGCGATTGGCAACTTTGGCCTATGTTCGACTTCCACCTCTCTGAATCTACCCCAGCGGCTTGGGGTTTCTCAGACAAAGGCCAGGGCGAAATACCTGCTCGGCTTGGCGGTGCTGGCATCGGCGACGCCCATGAGTGTCGTCCCATTCTTAGAGGCGTTGCCATGGTCTTCGTCTTCTCCCTTATTCGAGCATCAGGGGAAATCCTAGGTTTGTGCTCCTGGATCGGACGAAGGCGGCGTCTTGATGTtgttccccttcttgaaggcattgtcTTGATCGCTCGCGGCATCCCTGACGATGGGTTAGATTTGTTGGTTGTCTTCGTTGAGCTTGAGTTGCTTCTCAGGACTCGGAGAGTTTTGACatgttgtttttccttttttttggccgAGCACCCATGTCCCTCTACTCCAGGGCACCATGGCATGCCCTCTTGTGTCCGAGCATGTGTTGTTCCATACCGTGTATTCACTCTTGTTCTTCTATCAATGGACTGATATGCAAGTTTTGCATATTCGCGAAAAAAGAATTAATATGTTTGAAAACCACTAGATGAATTGGCGAAATAAATTTGTTTAGGGGATTAAGTTTTAGGGATCTGCTGGATAAGCTCAATCCCCCACTGTCTTTCCAGTGTTAAAAGAAGTGCTAGTgggttttttaacacagtacaaacacGGACACTTATACAAACGCATGTATATGCAcccttgtaagggcatatttctccctaagtggtttttgtgattgatgacaatgcatttgtagaataatcgtgtgcattgagcatttcagatatctcatgtctaggaacaagatgattcggtgcccctcggagccgaTCAAAGGCGGCTGTTCTCTATGTtttttttcggtggatttgagtcataggaaagccgtactattaagagggggtccactttggaaaggttagggtggaatcaacacgtacacatctgttcctttgcacAACCTTTCCTTCGCTTTGATGAAGCACCGTCTGTTTATCCATGTCTCTGCGATATGAAGGTAGCCAAGTGCTAAAGACTCTGTGGCGTatggtagtactgctcaagggctcggtagtaccgcaggggctagcggtagtaccgcttcctgtGATCGGTAGTATCACTGCCTCCAGCCCTGACTCTGATGCATGCAGAAGTAGGCgcgaatgtaattttttacatccgccctCATGCGATACTACCGCGACGTCTGTCTGGTACTACCGTGCCGAACTTTTGCACAGTTCCAACCTTAGCGGAAGTTGTTACAAAAGTGATTTATTGCTTCTGTGCAATTTCCAGTGCCAGTTGATACCTACCTTACGATAGTACTAtaggggggcgcggtagtaccgctccggcggttctatcGCTTGTTGCCCTGTGCAACAGGCCCTCATCTGGTcactaccgcgcaagcggtagtaccacgtcACGCGGGGTGAGAGAGGgaataacggttggatcttttcccccactatataaaggggatcttcttccccaagaagaccacctcttccctccccaagctccattattgctcaaacctccattttctcccgatctctctccctagctaatcaaacttgttgattttctagggattggttgagaaggcctcgatctacatttccaccaagagaaattcgattccccccgctaatcccttgcggatcttctTACTCCtgagtgtttgagcaccctagacggttgaggtcacctcggagccatattcgaAACactctagacggttgaggtcacctcggagccatattccattgtggtgaagcttcgtggtgccgttgggagcctccaattaagttgtggagatagccccaaccttgtttgtaaaggtttagtcgccgccttcaaggacaccaatagtggaatcacggcatctcacattgtgtgagggcgtgaggagaatacggtggccctagtggcttcttggggagcattgtgcctccacaccgctctaatggagacgtactttctctcaaagggaaggaactacggtaacacatcctcgtctccaccggctccactcttggttatctcttacctttacttgtgcaagcttttattgtgttgtatccattgcttccttgtgtgcttgttgttgttgcatcatataggtttctcacctagttgcacatctagacaacctattttgatgctaagtttaGTTTGGTCAAGAaaatctaaaaattgttagttgcctattcacccccacccCCTAGTCAACCATatagatcctttcaattggtatcagagcctcatttctttattaaggactttactgtCAAAAGATTGACACCACAGACAAGGGGGAggagcactctggtgtgaatcTGTCCTTGTCTACGGCCAatgggggatcctcggtctctcgtgaggagttcaatgcggctatggacacattgaaaacctccttgACGACCAAGGTTAAAGGCATGTTTAAGGAGTTTCTTGAAGGCCTTAAATTATCCACTGCACCGTTGGAAGTGGTTGACCCTGctaacaaggtggcggatgctaactccaaaaagggggaagctagtagtgatcaagttcctttgcctagtggtaggagtagaagtggcatctttgcccatgttgaacctccccttacctatggaggaccggttccctccacgcatatgaatcatgttggtcctcctcctaagcttgagaaaaatgaggattttgccgcttgggtgtatcgctttaaaCATTATTTAAATCATAGTTCTAATAATCTTtagagaattattgagcaaggtatctacccgcatgatccaagaaacttcactcctagagaagccgcgtaTGATCAATTCAATGAGTCCGCTCTCttcattctccaagaatctattCCTCCCTAAGATATTGCGCATCTCTGACCTTTAACCGTGGCCAAGGAAGCGTGTGAGCATGTTGTTTCCTtgtacaagggaagcgcaagcattcaacgctcaaactttgaagtggtgcaagatgaagccgatgagtttgccatgattgaagatgaagaaccttgAGAGCTTTATCGAAGATtactactctcgcggtctcactctgagatcatgggagcaaggacacataTGACAGTTGGAtaaagcgcaagtttctcaaggccatgatgctttaccataaggccatgtcctccgtcatctgtCAAAGGTCGGACTTCCatgccttgtcctcaagtgaagtgttggatgagtttgttgcaataaGGATCATCAagaagaccgccgacaatgcggtgttgcatgCTCAACAATCAAacaagcccaaccttgctttgaaggccaaggctagtgcggaagaagaggaagaagaggaagaagaggagagttgcaccgaagacaccaaatatgcctataatgagcacatggctcttgcttcacggctattttggggcaacaagaagaacacaaggcccaacttcaataagaacaactcaagtggcgccaagggcaagcaacgtgtgaggacgtgctataattgtggcaatgtgagtcacatTGTTGTGtattgcccttacgagaagagtgaagacaatggtggcaagcttatccgaaaagacaaggccaagtcttttcccaataagaacaacttcaccaagaagactcctcccaaggggttggtggcacaagaagagtacaatcaggatgatgatgatgaagaagatggtgagacagttgccatggcctccattgccattgcaacaactccatgggtgtccctctttgattcacccaacgagaaca from Triticum aestivum cultivar Chinese Spring chromosome 3B, IWGSC CS RefSeq v2.1, whole genome shotgun sequence includes these protein-coding regions:
- the LOC123071110 gene encoding UDP-glycosyltransferase 87A1 — translated: MASSATAGRHVVAVPYPGSGHINPMLAVCRLLVAADGALTVIVVVTEEWHALLASAPTLPDRVRFATIPNDVIPPERSRGVDHAAFFEAVSNKMADAVAQLLDRLVLELEPRPEAILVDTYLTWGVAVGARRCIPVCSLWTQPATFFLALYHLDLWPSGDDDHEHDEELSAKSMDQYVPCLSSVRMSDLMVFSRWKRHMKITAEAFVNVRKAQCLLLTSFHELEPCAINTTAELLTFPIYPIGPAHMPPDGNAGRIQDEEHHDWLDAQPEKSVMYVSFGSYASMPHSQFEEIAMGLLDAGVKFFWVARDKAPELRGMCGDRGLAVPWCDQQRVLCHRSVGGFLSHCGWNSVLEAVWAGVPVLAFPVAWDQLVNARMVGDEWKVGIDLREQRGEDGIVSRAAISDAARKLMDSDSGVGQEMRKRAAQLREVSRSAVGEGGSSHSSLSGFLKDLAEGRLEVAESSQ